From one [Ruminococcus] lactaris ATCC 29176 genomic stretch:
- the dnaN gene encoding DNA polymerase III subunit beta, with amino-acid sequence MKIICTKSNLVKGVSIVSKAVPSKTTMPILECILIDATTDVVKLTANDMELGIETSIDGDIVERGIIALNAKIFSEIVRKLPDSEVTIETESDNQALITCEKAKFSIAAQSGDDFSYLPAIESNDFITVSEFTLKEAIRQTIFSIADNDTNKMMTGELFEITENVLKVVSLDGHRISIRKIDLKDSYEPRKVIVPGKTLQEISKIIGGEAEAEVQISFTKNHIVFEFDRTVVVSRLIEGEYFRIDQMLSSDYETKVRVNKRELLDCIDRATLLIKEGDKKPIIIDIKDDAMQMMIKSQIGSMDEVILCTKDGKDLMIGFNPKFLIDALRVIDDEEVDLYFMNAKAPCFIKDEEQSYIYLILPVNFNAAV; translated from the coding sequence ATGAAAATTATTTGTACGAAATCAAATCTTGTAAAAGGAGTCAGCATTGTTTCAAAAGCTGTTCCATCTAAGACAACCATGCCAATCCTTGAATGTATTCTTATTGATGCTACTACAGATGTTGTAAAGCTGACAGCAAACGATATGGAACTTGGCATTGAGACATCTATTGATGGCGACATTGTTGAACGTGGTATTATTGCCCTGAACGCAAAAATCTTTTCTGAAATCGTAAGAAAACTTCCGGACAGTGAAGTTACGATCGAGACAGAATCCGATAACCAGGCTCTGATTACCTGTGAAAAAGCAAAATTCAGCATTGCAGCTCAGTCAGGAGATGACTTCTCCTATTTACCTGCAATCGAAAGTAATGATTTTATCACGGTGTCTGAATTTACATTGAAAGAAGCAATCCGTCAGACCATTTTCTCTATCGCTGATAATGATACGAACAAAATGATGACCGGAGAATTGTTCGAGATCACAGAGAATGTTCTGAAAGTAGTATCTCTTGATGGTCACAGAATCTCAATCAGAAAGATTGATCTGAAAGATTCTTATGAACCAAGAAAAGTCATTGTTCCAGGAAAAACTCTGCAGGAGATCAGTAAAATCATTGGAGGAGAAGCTGAAGCAGAGGTCCAGATTTCATTTACAAAGAACCATATTGTATTTGAATTTGACAGAACAGTTGTTGTATCAAGACTGATTGAGGGAGAATATTTCAGAATTGATCAGATGCTTTCCAGTGACTACGAGACAAAAGTCCGGGTAAATAAAAGAGAATTACTGGATTGTATCGACCGTGCGACACTTCTGATCAAAGAAGGAGACAAGAAGCCGATCATCATTGATATCAAGGATGATGCAATGCAGATGATGATCAAATCACAGATCGGTTCCATGGATGAGGTAATTCTCTGTACAAAAGACGGAAAAGATCTGATGATCGGATTTAACCCGAAATTCCTGATCGATGCACTGAGAGTCATTGATGATGAAGAAGTAGATCTTTATTTCATGAATGCAAAAGCTCCATGCTTTATCAAGGATGAGGAACAAAGTTATATTTATCTGATTTTGCCGGTTAATTTTAATGCGGCAGTTTAG
- a CDS encoding RNA-binding S4 domain-containing protein — MEQFKLRESDEFIKLGQVLKAAGLVENGVEAKEVIQNGLVAVNGEIDTRRGRKLYPGDTATFDGNEIKIEK, encoded by the coding sequence ATGGAACAATTTAAACTTCGTGAAAGTGATGAATTTATCAAACTTGGACAGGTACTGAAAGCTGCCGGACTGGTAGAAAATGGTGTGGAAGCAAAAGAGGTCATACAAAACGGACTGGTAGCTGTCAATGGTGAGATTGATACAAGACGTGGCAGAAAGCTGTATCCGGGCGATACAGCAACTTTTGATGGAAATGAAATAAAAATTGAAAAATAG
- the recF gene encoding DNA replication/repair protein RecF (All proteins in this family for which functions are known are DNA-binding proteins that assist the filamentation of RecA onto DNA for the initiation of recombination or recombinational repair.), with amino-acid sequence MVIRSLRLKNYRNYDLLDMSFDPKTNILYGDNAQGKTNILEALYLSGTTKSHRGTKDRDMIQFGHDEAHLEMVVEKKGLTFQIDMHLKKNSPKGIAIDRIPIRKASELFGIVHFVFFSPEDLNIIKEGPAGRRRFIDLELSQLDKIYLSNLTNYNRIINQRNALLKDIYNHQNLAETLDIWDMQLAEYGTRVLERRQQFIEQVNGIISDIHYRLTGGKERICLSYESGTGGRSLEEALKRNRDRDLRMKSTSVGPHRDDICFLSGELDIRKFGSQGQQRTTALSLKLAEIELVKQMIKDTPVLLLDDVLSELDKSRQNYLLDSIHDIQTVVTCTGLDEFVNHRFSINKVFHIQDGTVAKEN; translated from the coding sequence ATGGTTATCAGATCTTTAAGATTAAAAAATTATAGAAATTATGATCTGCTGGATATGTCCTTTGATCCTAAGACGAATATCCTGTATGGCGATAATGCACAGGGAAAGACGAATATTTTAGAGGCTTTGTATTTGTCGGGAACGACAAAATCCCACAGGGGAACAAAAGACCGGGATATGATCCAGTTCGGGCATGATGAAGCACATCTTGAGATGGTCGTTGAAAAAAAGGGGCTTACTTTTCAGATCGATATGCATTTGAAAAAGAACAGTCCAAAAGGAATTGCAATCGACCGTATTCCGATCCGCAAGGCAAGTGAATTATTCGGAATCGTACATTTTGTATTTTTTTCGCCGGAAGATCTGAACATCATCAAAGAGGGACCGGCGGGAAGACGAAGATTTATCGATCTTGAGCTTTCGCAGCTTGATAAGATTTATTTGAGTAATCTGACGAATTATAACCGGATCATCAATCAACGCAATGCGTTGCTGAAAGATATTTATAATCATCAGAATCTTGCGGAGACACTGGATATATGGGATATGCAGCTTGCGGAATATGGTACAAGAGTACTGGAAAGACGCCAGCAGTTTATTGAACAGGTAAACGGGATTATTTCAGATATTCATTATCGCCTGACCGGTGGAAAGGAACGAATCTGTCTGTCATATGAATCGGGAACAGGCGGACGTTCACTGGAAGAAGCTTTGAAGAGGAACCGCGACAGAGATCTTCGGATGAAGAGTACTTCTGTCGGACCGCACAGAGATGATATCTGTTTCCTGAGTGGAGAGCTGGATATCCGGAAGTTCGGATCGCAGGGACAGCAGAGAACAACTGCGTTATCGTTAAAACTGGCAGAAATCGAGCTGGTAAAGCAGATGATAAAAGATACGCCTGTACTTTTATTGGATGATGTGTTGTCTGAACTGGATAAAAGCAGGCAAAACTATTTATTGGACAGTATTCATGATATTCAGACTGTAGTAACGTGTACGGGACTGGATGAATTTGTGAATCATAGATTTTCAATCAATAAAGTGTTCCATATCCAGGATGGAACGGTAGCAAAAGAAAACTAG
- the gyrB gene encoding DNA topoisomerase (ATP-hydrolyzing) subunit B — protein MGASGTEFDAEYGADQIQILEGLEAVRKRPGMYIGSTSVRGLHHLVYEIVDNAVDEALAGYCDKIVVDINKDNSITVTDNGRGIPVGINHKAGLPAVEVVFTILHAGGKFGGGGYKVSGGLHGVGASVVNALSEWLEVEICHEGKIYKQRYERGKVCYKLRIEGDCDPELTGTKVTFLPDKEIFEETVFDYNTLKQRFREMAFLTKGLKIQLRDLREEEVHEHTFHYEGGIKEFVTYLNKSKTPLYDQIIYCEGMKDNVYVEVAMQHNDSYNETTYGFVNNITTPEGGTHIAGFRSALTKTFNDYAKKNKLLKESEQLSGDDIREGLTAIISVKIEDPQFEGQTKQKLGNSEARGAVDNIVRTQLEIFLEQNPSVAKLTIDKSMMAQRAREAARKARDLTRRKSALEGMSLPGKLADCSDKDPSKCEIYIVEGDSAGGSAKTARDRATQAILPLRGKILNVEKARLDKIYGNAEIKAMITAFGTGIHDDFDISKLRYHKIIIMTDADVDGAHISTLLLTFMYRFMPDLIKEGYVYLAQPPLYKLEKNKKVWYAYSDEELNQILTEVGRDNNNKIQRYKGLGEMDAEQLWDTTMDPEHRILLRVTMDDETSSELDLTFTTLMGDKVEPRREFIEENAKYVQNLDI, from the coding sequence ATGGGTGCATCAGGTACAGAATTTGACGCTGAATATGGAGCGGATCAGATTCAGATATTGGAAGGCTTGGAAGCCGTAAGGAAAAGACCCGGAATGTATATAGGCAGCACCTCTGTCAGAGGACTCCATCATCTTGTCTATGAGATCGTGGACAATGCGGTGGATGAGGCTTTGGCAGGATATTGCGATAAGATTGTTGTGGATATCAACAAGGATAATTCGATCACAGTTACAGATAATGGACGTGGTATTCCTGTAGGTATCAACCATAAGGCGGGTCTTCCAGCGGTGGAAGTTGTATTTACCATCCTTCATGCCGGCGGTAAATTCGGCGGTGGAGGCTATAAGGTATCCGGTGGTCTTCATGGAGTTGGTGCATCTGTTGTAAATGCCCTCTCAGAATGGCTGGAAGTAGAAATCTGCCATGAAGGAAAAATTTATAAGCAGCGTTATGAACGGGGAAAGGTATGTTATAAGCTGCGGATCGAGGGAGACTGTGATCCAGAGCTGACAGGGACAAAAGTAACATTCCTTCCGGATAAAGAGATTTTTGAGGAGACGGTTTTTGATTATAATACGTTAAAGCAACGTTTCCGTGAAATGGCATTTCTGACCAAGGGACTGAAGATCCAGTTGCGGGATCTTCGGGAAGAGGAAGTCCATGAGCATACATTCCACTATGAAGGTGGGATTAAAGAGTTTGTTACTTACCTGAATAAAAGCAAGACTCCTCTTTATGACCAGATTATTTACTGCGAGGGAATGAAAGATAACGTTTATGTTGAGGTTGCAATGCAGCATAACGATTCTTACAATGAGACGACATATGGTTTTGTAAATAATATTACAACACCGGAAGGCGGAACGCATATTGCAGGATTCAGAAGCGCATTAACGAAGACATTTAATGATTATGCAAAGAAAAATAAACTGCTCAAAGAAAGCGAACAGCTTTCGGGCGATGATATCCGTGAAGGACTGACGGCAATCATCAGTGTCAAGATCGAAGATCCACAGTTTGAAGGACAGACCAAGCAGAAACTCGGTAACAGTGAAGCAAGGGGAGCGGTTGATAATATCGTGCGTACCCAGCTTGAGATCTTTTTAGAGCAGAATCCGAGTGTCGCAAAGCTGACGATTGATAAATCCATGATGGCACAGCGTGCAAGGGAAGCGGCAAGAAAGGCAAGAGACCTTACGAGAAGAAAATCTGCCCTGGAGGGAATGTCTCTTCCGGGAAAACTGGCAGACTGCTCAGATAAAGATCCTTCCAAATGTGAGATTTATATCGTCGAGGGAGATTCTGCCGGCGGTTCAGCGAAGACGGCCAGAGACCGTGCAACGCAGGCAATTCTTCCGCTGAGAGGAAAAATTCTGAACGTGGAAAAAGCACGTCTGGATAAAATTTACGGAAATGCGGAGATCAAGGCAATGATCACTGCATTCGGAACAGGTATCCATGATGATTTTGATATTTCAAAACTGAGATATCATAAGATCATTATCATGACAGATGCCGATGTAGACGGTGCCCATATCAGTACATTATTATTGACATTTATGTATCGGTTTATGCCTGATCTTATCAAAGAAGGATATGTATATCTTGCACAGCCTCCGCTGTATAAGCTGGAGAAAAATAAAAAAGTATGGTATGCATACAGTGATGAAGAACTAAATCAGATCCTGACAGAAGTTGGAAGAGATAATAATAATAAAATTCAGCGATACAAAGGTCTTGGTGAGATGGATGCCGAGCAGCTTTGGGATACGACCATGGATCCTGAACATAGAATCCTTCTCAGAGTTACGATGGATGATGAAACTTCCTCCGAACTCGACCTTACTTTTACCACACTGATGGGAGATAAAGTAGAACCACGAAGAGAATTTATCGAAGAAAACGCAAAATACGTACAAAATTTGGATATATAG